Proteins found in one Pelmatolapia mariae isolate MD_Pm_ZW linkage group LG7, Pm_UMD_F_2, whole genome shotgun sequence genomic segment:
- the mtrex gene encoding exosome RNA helicase MTR4, which translates to MADTFGDGLFSVFDDEQQNTTNKKVPSSVAAEPGKAAAKNETDRDVGPSARVKREADSDGGEEVVFVKKPRHEAVSANELNLAEFMPQVKVEQVETVEGCSHEVALPASEEYKPLKPRVGKAAKEYPFILDPFQREAILCIDNNQSVLVSAHTSAGKTVCAEYAIALALREKQRVIFTSPIKALSNQKYREMYEEFQDVGLMTGDVTINPTASCLVMTTEILRSMLYRGSEIMREVAWVIFDEIHYMRDTERGVVWEETIILLPDNVHYVFLSATIPNAKQFAEWICHLHKQPCHVVYTDYRPTPLQHYIFPAGGDGLHLVVDENGEFREDNFNTAMQVLRDAGDSGGSSGGAKWDPKGRKGGTKGPSSVFKIVKMIMERNFQPVIIFSFSKKECEAYALQVAKLDFNRDDEKRLVEEVFNNAVDCLSDEDKKLPQVEHVLPLLKRGIGIHHGGLLPILKETIEILFSEGLLKALFATETFAMGINMPARTVLFTSARKFDGKNHRFITSGEYIQMSGRAGRRGMDDRGIVIFMVDEKMSPAVGKQLLKGSADPLNSAFHLTYNMVLNLLRVEEINPEYMLEKSFYQFQHYRALPGVVEKIKKLEEQYHTIEIPNEESVVTYFKIRQQLAKLSKEIQEFIHKPKYCLPFLQPGRLVKVKNEDADFGWGVVVNFCKKSNVKTTTDSEPLYVVEVLVHCSKDSVKDAATEAAKPAAPGETGEMQVVPVMLHLLTSVSSVRLYIPKDLRPYDNRQLMLKSIQEVQKRFPDGVPLLDPIDDMGIKDPALKKVIQKIEAFEHRMYTHPLHSDPNLESVYSLCEKKALIAADVRTAKRDLKKARTILQMDQLKCRKRVLRRLGFASPSDVIEMKGRVACEISSADELLLTEMMFNGLFNDLTVEQATALLSCFVFQENASEMPKLTEQLAAPLRQMQECAKRIAKVSADAKLEVDEESYLNQFKPHLMDVVYAWANGATFAQICKMTDVFEGSIIRCMRRLEEVLRQMCSASKAIGNTELENKFAEGITKIKRDIVFAASLYL; encoded by the exons ATGGCTGACACCTTTGGAGACGGTTTGTTCAGCGTGTTTGACGATGAACAACAAAATACCACAAATAAAAAAGTACCGTCGAGTGTGGCGGCAGAACCGGG GAAAGCTGCAGCCAAAAATGAAACAGACAGAGATGTCGGTCCGTCTGCCCGAGTCAAGAGAGAGGCAGACAGTGATGGTGGAGAGGAGGTGGTGTTTGTGAAGAAACCTCGACACGAGGCAGTTTCGGCGAATGAACTAAA tcttGCAGAATTTATGCCTCAGGTGAAAGTGGAGCAGGTGGAAACAGTGGAAGGATGTTCACATGAG GTTGCTCTTCCTGCCAGTGAGGAATATAAACCTCTGAAACCACGAGTGGGAAAAGCAGCCAAG GAGTACCCTTTCATTCTCGATCCCTTCCAGCGGGAGGCCATATTATGTATTGACAACAACCAGTCTGTGCTTGTGTCTGCACACACCTCTGCAGGGAAGACTGTTTGTGCTGA ATACGCCATTGCGCTGGCTCTCAGGGAGAAGCAGAGAGTGATCTTCACCAGCCCCATCAAGGCTCTCTCCAACCAGAAGTACAGAGAGATGTACGAAGAGTTTCAAGATGTAGGACTGATGACAGGTGACGTCACCATCAACCCCACTGCCTCTTGCCTCGTCATGACAAcagag ATTCTGAGGAGCATGCTGTACCGAGGCTCTGAGATCATGAGGGAAGTGGCATGGGTCATCTTCGATGAGATCCATTACATGAGAGACACGG AGCGTGGCGTGGTTTGGGAGGAGACCATCATTCTTCTTCCCGATAATGTGCATTATGTTTTCCTGTCAGCCACCATCCCCAATGCCAAACAGTTTGCTGAGTGGATTTGTCACTTACACAAGCAG CCATGCCATGTGGTCTACACAGACTACCGCCCCACTCCACTGCAACACTATATCTTTCCAGCAGGGGGTGATGGACTCCACCTGGTTGTTGATGAAAAT GGAGAATTCAGAGAGGACAATTTCAACACAGCTATGCAGGTGCTGAGAGATGCTGGGGATTCTGGGGGCAGCAGCGGAGGGGCCAAGTGGGATCCAAAAGGAAGGAAAGGAGGCACTAAAG GCCCATCAAGCGTGTTCAAGATAGTGAAGATGATCATGGAGAGGAACTTCCAGCCAGTGATTATTTTCAGCTTCAGTAAGAAAGAGTGTGAGGCCTACGCTCTGCAGGTGGCTAAACTGGACTTTAACAGAG ATGATGAGAAACGTCTGGTGGAGGAGGTTTTCAACAATGCAGTGGACTGTCTATCAGATGAGGACAAGAAACTGCCTCAG GTCGAGCATGTGCTGCCACTGTTAAAGAGGGGGATAGGGATCCATCATGGAGGCCTACTGCCCATCCTGAAAGAGACCATAGAGATCCTCTTTTCTGAAGGCCTCCTCAAG GCCTTGTTTGCCACAGAGACATTCGCCATGGGCATCAACATGCCAGCTCGCACTGTGCTCTTCACCAGTGCACGCAAGTTTGATGGCAAGAATCACCGCTTT ATAACATCAGGTGAGTATATCCAGATGTCTGGCCGTGCTGGGAGGAGAGGAATGGACGACAGAGGGATTGTTATTTTCATGGTGGATGAGAAGATGAGCCCAGCTGTGGGTAAACAGCTGCTCAAG GGCTCTGCAGATCCTTTGAACAGTGCCTTCCACTTAACCTACAACATGGTGCTCAACCTGCTGCGTGTGGAGGAGATCAACCCAGAGTACATGCTGGAGAAGTCTTTCTACCAGTTCCAACACTACAGGGCTTTGCCTGGTGTAGTGGAGA AAATTAAGAAGTTGGAGGAGCAGTACCACACCATTGAGATTCCCAATGAAGAGAGTGTGGTCACTTACTTTAAAATCAGACAGCAGCTGGCCAAACTGAGTAAAGAAATCCAGGAGTTCATCCACAAACCCAAATACTGCTTGCCCTTCTTACAGCCTGGGCGACTTGTCAAG GTAAAAAATGAGGATGCTGACTTTGGCTGGGGAGTGGTTGTAAACTTTTGCAAGAAGTCTAATGTTAAG ACGACTACAGACTCAGAGCCGCTGTATGTCGTGGAGGTTTTGGTCCACTGTAGTAAGGACAGTGTGAAAGATGCTGCAACTGAAGCTGCTAAACCTGCCGCTCCAGGGGAGACTGGAGAGATGCAG GTGGTTCCAGTGATGCTCCATCTCCTCACTTCTGTCAGCTCAGTTCGTCTTTACATCCCCAAAGACCTGAGGCCCTATGACAACAGACAGCTCATGCTCAAGTCCATACAG GAGGTGCAGAAACGTTTCCCAGATGGCGTTCCTCTGCTTGACCCCATAGATGACATGGGCATCAAAGACCCTGCATTAAAGAAAGTTATTCAGAAGATTGAGGCCTTTGAGCACCGCATGTACACCCATCCCCTGCACAGTGACCCCAACTTGGAATCTGTCTATTCTCTCTGTGAGAAGAAAGCTCTG aTCGCAGCAGATGTTCGAACAGCCAAGCGAGACCTCAAAAAAGCTCGAACCATCTTGCAAATGGACCAGCTGAAGTGCAGAAAGAGAGTTCTTCGAAGACTTGGCTTTGCCAGTCCCTCTGACGTCATTGAGATGAAAGGGCGGGTCGCCTGTGAAATTAGCAG TGCCGACGAGCTCCTGCTGACTGAGATGATGTTCAACGGTCTCTTCAATGATCTGACAGTTGAGCAAGCCACCGCCCTGCTGTCCTGCTTTGTCTTCCAGGAAAAC GCCAGCGAGATGCCAAAACTAACCGAACAGCTCGCTGCACCGCTGAGACAGATGCAG GAATGTGCAAAGCGCATCGCCAAAGTGTCAGCAGACGCCAAGCTGGAGGTGGACGAAGAGAGCTATCTGAACCAATTTAAACCCCACCTAATGGACGTGGTTTATGCCTGGGCCAACGGGGCCACGTTTGCTCAAATCTGCAAAATGACCGACGTCTTTGAAG GGAGCATCATCCGCTGCATGCGTCGTCTGGAGGAGGTCCTGAGACAAATGTGCTCTGCATCTAAAGCCATCGGCAACACAGAGCTGGAGAATAAGTTTGCTGAAG GAATAACAAAGATCAAGAGAGACATCGTCTTTGCTGCCAGTCTCTACTTATAG